The Streptomyces sp. cg36 genomic interval GACGTATGCGTGATCCTCACGCCCTCCGCGTATCGATGGGCCGCCGAAGACTCCGAGGGTGAGATCCAGATCGAGGCCCTTGAAGCGCTTACGGGGCACCCGGTACGCCATCAGTACAAGCTGCCGAGTCAGGACGATGTGCTGCCGCCACCGGACGCGCTGCTCGTGGCCCCGCTGACCTCCAACACCCTGGCCAAGTGGGCGATGGCCGTCAGTGACACCCTCGCGCTCGGGCTCATCACTGAGGGGATCGGGCTCGGCCTGCCGATCGTTGCCCTGCCCCACTGGAACAACGCGCAGGGTGCGCACCCGGCCATCGCCCGGCACGTCTCTACCCTGCGCGAGGAGGGTGTCATTGTGCTGCTGGGCGACGGCGGGTTCACCCCGCACCGCCCTCGGCATGGTGACTTGGACGGGTACCCGTGGGCGGCGGCCATCGCGGCCCTCCCGGTGTAGCCAAGACGGAGCATGCCCCCTCTTTACCCAGAAGAGACCGGGCGTCGCGGCCGGTCTCCCACGCTCAACCAGACTCGAACGTGCATCCGAAGATCCGTCGCCCCTCCTTGCCGCGCTCCTGTTCCTGGAGCGCGTGCAGCGAGCCGACCTCGCCCGGACACAGCGCTGGATTGAGCAGAGACGGCAGCGCGCCGCCGAGGAGGTTGCCCGCTGTCCGCCCCCACCGCCGCCGGACTGGGTGATCGCCTACCAGCGCACCGCCCGCGGCTCGGCCCCACACGACGTGCACGTCGGGGGCTGCACGATGGCCGAGGAGCGGGTCGACCTCATCACCCGCGAGCAGGCCCTCGCGGCGCTCGCCGGGGGCGTCGCGGCCTGCGGTTTCTGCTGCCCTGACCGTAGCCCCGGACATCAGCTCAGAGGTGAACTCGACGGCTCCTGCGGGCTGCTGCCAGCCACAGTCCACAGGAAGGTGTCGCCCTGAAGCGAGCTGCCCCAGACCGGCTGACCTCTGAGAGCTCGAAATGCGTCAGCACGCCGGTCGGGGTGCGCGTGGACTATCCGTTGTTCGCTTCGAGCTCGGTTGCCAGCGTCTGCTGGGTGGCTGTCCAGGACGCCAAGAGCGCCAACTTCTCAGCGGTCGGTGTGTCTGCCGACGCGGTGTAGACGTTGAGGATCAGGCCGGGTTCGGCGGGCAGTTCCAGGGACTCGACGTCCAAGTCGAGCTGGCCCACGATCGGATGGTGCAGCCGTTTGCGTCCGGACCGGTGCAACCGTACGTCCCGAGACGCCCACCGGTGCCGGAACAGCTCACTGCACGTGGAGAGTTCGCCGACCAGGGCGATCAGATCCTCATCATGCGGATTGCGGCCGGCTTCCATGCGTAGCTTTGCGGCCGTGTCCATGGCGATGCGGTCGTAGTCGACGAAGAAGTCTCTGGCCGCCTCGGGGTGCAGATAGACGAACCGTGCTGTGTTGGCGGGCCTTCGCGGGTCGGCCAGCATCGGTGCGTACAGCGCGCGAGCGAGCTGGTTCATGGCGAGCACGTCATAACGGCCGTTACCGATGACGGCGGGCGCACCGGAGATGGCGTCGAGCACCTGCCGCAGTGCCGGGCGCAGCGGCACGGCACGCCTGCGCCGACGTGGGCCGCCGGGCGTCCTGGACTGGCGCGAGAGCTGGAACAGGTGGTCGCGTTCGGCCTCGTCGAGTTGCAGGGCAGAGGCCAATGCGTCGAGTACGCCATCGGAGGCACCGGCGAGGCTGCCGCGCTCCATGCGCACGTAGTAGTCGACCGACACCCCCGCCAGTAGCGCCACCTCTTCACGGCGCAGACCTTTGACTCGACGGTTGCCGCCGAAAGCGGGCAGACCGGCCTGCTCGGGTGCGATGCGGGCGCGGCGCGAGCTGAGGAACTCCCGGATCTCGGTGCGTAGATCCATCATGGCCCTCCTCTCACCGTGAGCTCGGCCCGCAGTCTATGGCGTGCCCGACGCGGTCGTCGCGATGCCGCCGTCTACCGGGATGATGGTGCCCGTGAGGTAGGAGCCGGCCCGGCTGGCGAGAAACACGGCGATGCCCGCCATGTCGTCGTCGCGGCCGATCCGGCGCAGAGGGGTCGCCGCCGCGATCGTGTCGCCGATCGCCTCGAGCGTGGACGTCATCATCTGCGACGGGAACACCCCCGGTGCCACCGCGTTCACCGTGACGTGCTGTGGGCCCAGCTCCCTGGCAAGCACTCTGGTGAGCTGATGGAGTGCAGCCTTGCTGCTGGCGTACGAGTAGTTGGGCGACTGGGCGACATGGATGGCGGCGATGCTGCCGATGTTGATGATCCGCGCGGGATCGTCGGCGGTGCCCGCTCTGCGAAGTGCGGGAAGCAGCGCTTGCACCAGCCAGAACGGCGACTTGAGGTTGAGGTCGATCACTGAGTCCCAAGCCTCGTCCGGGAATGTGGCCAGCGGCTCGCGCCACATCGCTCCCGCGTTGTTGACGAGGATGTCCAGGCGTTCCGAGTCGGCTTGGACGAGATCAGCGAGGCGTTGGCATTCGTCGTGCCTGGACAGATCGGCGGGGATTGCTTCGACGTCGCCGAATTCTGACAGCAGATGCTGTGC includes:
- a CDS encoding flavoprotein, which translates into the protein MKNRTLYLIACAAPPVRRLETPIRAAQQAGWDVCVILTPSAYRWAAEDSEGEIQIEALEALTGHPVRHQYKLPSQDDVLPPPDALLVAPLTSNTLAKWAMAVSDTLALGLITEGIGLGLPIVALPHWNNAQGAHPAIARHVSTLREEGVIVLLGDGGFTPHRPRHGDLDGYPWAAAIAALPV
- a CDS encoding helix-turn-helix transcriptional regulator, which produces MDLRTEIREFLSSRRARIAPEQAGLPAFGGNRRVKGLRREEVALLAGVSVDYYVRMERGSLAGASDGVLDALASALQLDEAERDHLFQLSRQSRTPGGPRRRRRAVPLRPALRQVLDAISGAPAVIGNGRYDVLAMNQLARALYAPMLADPRRPANTARFVYLHPEAARDFFVDYDRIAMDTAAKLRMEAGRNPHDEDLIALVGELSTCSELFRHRWASRDVRLHRSGRKRLHHPIVGQLDLDVESLELPAEPGLILNVYTASADTPTAEKLALLASWTATQQTLATELEANNG
- a CDS encoding SDR family oxidoreductase — protein: MTISQFTTHTGLFDLSGKHALVTGGTKGIGMMIARGLLQAGARVTISSRNADTCAEAQHLLSEFGDVEAIPADLSRHDECQRLADLVQADSERLDILVNNAGAMWREPLATFPDEAWDSVIDLNLKSPFWLVQALLPALRRAGTADDPARIINIGSIAAIHVAQSPNYSYASSKAALHQLTRVLARELGPQHVTVNAVAPGVFPSQMMTSTLEAIGDTIAAATPLRRIGRDDDMAGIAVFLASRAGSYLTGTIIPVDGGIATTASGTP
- a CDS encoding DUF6233 domain-containing protein; the encoded protein is MQRADLARTQRWIEQRRQRAAEEVARCPPPPPPDWVIAYQRTARGSAPHDVHVGGCTMAEERVDLITREQALAALAGGVAACGFCCPDRSPGHQLRGELDGSCGLLPATVHRKVSP